Proteins encoded by one window of Anopheles maculipalpis chromosome 2RL, idAnoMacuDA_375_x, whole genome shotgun sequence:
- the LOC126568221 gene encoding protein FAM117B-like — MSSRVRKHNEPMKAFVPVSSLLLRGTGSIHCTAGSSGTSATGQQTGSPSSISGGAASAGCTTSYATGAGKSLSATLSPPVRHISPEHAICGNRSPGALTCKGKILNDGCIRRTASLDALYLRPAPAWSLVTPTLLQLDKATQTDESFLERTRGTASTTGGTMLSAAPASDGAAPSPSSTSSSPVITRTDATTPTDLKMEKVIRQRLQRTHRGEHSVSSQTLSPNHAKASPVSIPTRTCPPVHIRPMRNSVEGLNQEIEKLVLYPGQQHSCRAELEMYSRGTPEGHRAPLADLFHGAGAVSLVGGSGDTRSVNTQTPLGDTLSSDDGSQSTSPDEGAVTTSASPRINKFLAREPPDGCEKVNLKLTEADTSTNTACFKPCTTAFQLKPSLGSAFQPLQPLPTLKTTPEADDDDDGDGAVEGAVPVTASSATE; from the exons ATGTCCAGCCGTGTGCGGAAACACAACGAACCGATGAAGGCATTCGTGCCCGTCAGTTCACTGCTGCTGCGAGGCACCGGATCGATTCACTGTACGGCCGGAAGTTCCGGTACGAGCGCAACCGGCCAACAAACCGGCAGTCCGAGCAGTATCAGCGGTGGTGCGGCCAGTGCCGGCTGCACCACGTCGTACGCCACCGGAGCAGGAAAATCCCTGTCGGCTACGTTGTCCCCACCCGTCCGGCACATCTCACCGGAGCATGCCATCTGTGGCAATCGGAGCCCGGGTGCGCTAACGTGCAAAG GTAAAATTCTCAACGACGGTTGCATACGGCGCACCGCATCGCTTGACGCACTTTATCTACGCCCAGCACCGGCCTGGAGTCTCGTAACACCGACCCTTCTCCAGCTGGACAAAGCAACCCAGACGGACGAATCGTTTCTCGAGCGAACGCGTGGTACGGCGAGCACCACCGGTGGTACAATGCTGTCCGCGGCACCGGCATCCGACGGGGCAGCCCCATCACCGTCGTCCACCTCGTCGTCACCGGTCATTACGCGTACCGATGCGACGACCCCGACTGATCTGAAGATGGAGAAAGTGATACGACAAAGACTGCAGCGTACGCATCGCGGCGAGCATTCCGTTAGCTCCCAGACGCTTAGCCCTAATCATG caaaagcaagcCCAGTGTCGATACCAACACGTACCTGTCCGCCCGTACACATACGGCCGATGCGTAACTCTGTCGAAGGTTTAAATCAGGAGATTGAGAAGCTGGTGCTCTACCCGGGCCAGCAGCACAGCTGTCGGGCCGAGCTTGAGATG TACTCACGTGGCACACCGGAAGGACATCGGGCACCGCTTGCCGATCTGTTTCATGGGGCCGGTGCCGTTTCGCTGGTCGGCGGTTCGGGCGATACGCGCTCGGTCAACACACAGACACCGCTCGGCGATACACTGTCGTCGGACGATGGCAGCCAGAGTACATCGCCGGACGAGGGTGCCGTCACGACGAGCGCCTCGCCTAGGATCAACAAATTTCTGGCCCGTGAACCACCGGATGGTTGTGAAAAG GTTAATTTAAAACTCACTGAAGCCGATACCAGTACAAACACGGCCTGCTTCAAACCGTGCACCACCGCATTCCAGCTGAAGCCATCGCTTGGGTCCGCATTCCAGCCACTGCAACCGCTGCCGACGCTTAAAACAACGCCGGAAgcagacgatgatgacgatggtgacGGTGCAGTGGAAGGTGCAGTCCCGGTCACCGCTTCCTCCGCTACGGAGTAA